The following are encoded in a window of Staphylospora marina genomic DNA:
- a CDS encoding spore germination protein, translating to MKRSFRVLREQARERKRRKVLAKEYERKLEERTGKRKLRGSLTENLEDVSEVLGDCADVVVRGFELKGSERKAAIIYIDELTNKQIHHDYVMRPLLTAEVERTTDLWEEVTVNVVQAGETKTVDDLSTVIDGILSGDTVLFIDGYAKALLIGSKGWEARSVSETRAEAVIRGPREGLNETLSFNWSLIRRRLKDPDLRIRNFTVGVRTKTLVSMLFIKDVAHPDIVREVESRIKEIHIDGVLETGYIEELIQDQIWTPFPLAQNTERPDAVVAHLLEGKIAILVDGTPHALIVPAVFSQFYSSSEDYYERYMVATFLRFIRLISFLIALFLPALYIAFVSYHPEMIPSNLAVAMAAGRASVPFNPVLEAMLMEVSVEILREASIRLPGPIGPTIGIVGGLVIGNAAVSAGLVSPAIVIVVGLTTISSYANPNYNSAISIRLLRFPFMILSAVFGLYGIMLGIMILMLHLVQLRSFGVPYMAPWSPLNLSDFRDTLIRVPWKWMRKRPAIFRTPELKRQERKET from the coding sequence ATGAAACGTTCGTTTCGCGTTCTGCGTGAACAGGCACGGGAACGCAAAAGAAGGAAGGTGCTCGCGAAAGAGTACGAGCGGAAGCTGGAAGAACGGACGGGCAAACGGAAACTGCGCGGGAGTTTGACCGAGAATCTGGAAGATGTCAGCGAAGTGCTGGGGGATTGCGCGGATGTGGTGGTGCGCGGCTTCGAGCTGAAGGGGAGCGAACGCAAGGCGGCGATCATCTACATCGATGAATTGACCAACAAGCAGATCCATCACGATTATGTCATGCGTCCCCTTTTGACGGCGGAAGTGGAGCGCACCACCGATTTGTGGGAAGAAGTGACGGTCAATGTCGTGCAGGCCGGAGAAACGAAAACGGTCGATGACTTGTCCACCGTCATCGACGGCATCTTGAGCGGGGATACCGTGTTGTTCATTGACGGGTATGCCAAGGCCCTGCTGATCGGAAGCAAAGGCTGGGAGGCAAGAAGCGTATCGGAAACCCGGGCGGAAGCGGTCATCCGCGGCCCTCGGGAAGGACTCAACGAGACCCTTTCTTTCAACTGGTCATTGATCCGTCGCCGCCTGAAGGATCCGGATCTCCGCATCCGCAACTTCACCGTGGGAGTGCGGACCAAAACACTGGTCAGCATGTTATTCATCAAAGATGTCGCCCATCCCGACATCGTCAGGGAAGTCGAAAGCAGGATCAAGGAAATTCACATCGACGGCGTGTTGGAGACCGGTTACATTGAGGAGTTGATCCAGGATCAAATTTGGACCCCGTTTCCGTTGGCTCAGAATACGGAACGTCCGGATGCGGTCGTCGCGCATCTGTTGGAGGGGAAAATCGCGATCCTGGTTGACGGCACTCCGCACGCCCTGATCGTTCCCGCCGTCTTCTCCCAGTTCTATTCCAGCTCGGAGGATTATTACGAGCGATACATGGTGGCCACCTTCCTGCGATTCATCCGGTTGATCAGCTTTTTGATCGCCCTGTTCCTTCCTGCTCTGTACATCGCGTTTGTGTCTTATCATCCGGAAATGATTCCGTCCAACCTGGCGGTGGCGATGGCGGCCGGACGGGCCAGCGTGCCGTTCAATCCCGTCCTGGAAGCCATGCTCATGGAAGTCAGTGTGGAGATCTTGCGCGAGGCCAGCATTCGCCTGCCGGGGCCGATCGGTCCCACGATCGGTATCGTCGGCGGTTTGGTGATCGGGAACGCGGCGGTGTCCGCGGGACTCGTCTCACCGGCGATCGTGATCGTGGTGGGATTGACCACCATCAGCTCGTACGCCAACCCGAACTACAACTCCGCCATTTCGATCCGTCTGCTCAGGTTCCCGTTCATGATTCTCTCCGCGGTGTTCGGGTTGTACGGCATCATGTTGGGCATCATGATCCTCATGCTCCATCTCGTCCAGCTGCGTTCGTTCGGCGTACCGTACATGGCCCCGTGGTCACCGCTCAATCTGAGTGACTTCAGGGATACGCTGATTCGGGTGCCGTGGAAATGGATGAGGAAACGTCCTGCCATCTTCCGGACACCCGAACTGAAGCGACAGGAAAGGAAGGAAACCTGA
- a CDS encoding DoxX family protein encodes MDWASLGLLLIRLVIGLTFVGHGLQKLFGWFGGGGLKGTGAWLESLGIRPGTGMALLAGLAETVGGLLFAAGSFLWVSAVLLSAVMLVAIKTVHAKNGYWITSGGMEYNVVLIAAVAGIAMVGPGQYVLF; translated from the coding sequence ATGGATTGGGCAAGTCTGGGACTGCTGCTGATCCGGTTGGTGATCGGGCTGACGTTTGTCGGGCACGGGTTGCAAAAGCTCTTCGGATGGTTTGGAGGAGGAGGGCTCAAAGGAACGGGAGCCTGGCTGGAATCGCTCGGCATCCGGCCCGGAACGGGCATGGCGCTGTTGGCGGGACTGGCGGAAACCGTCGGAGGCCTCCTGTTTGCGGCCGGGTCTTTCCTGTGGGTGTCGGCGGTTCTGTTGTCGGCGGTGATGTTGGTGGCCATCAAAACCGTTCACGCCAAAAACGGATACTGGATCACGTCCGGTGGGATGGAATATAATGTGGTCCTGATTGCCGCGGTCGCGGGCATTGCCATGGTCGGACCCGGACAATACGTGTTGTTCTGA
- a CDS encoding Stp1/IreP family PP2C-type Ser/Thr phosphatase codes for MEITRRSDVGRVRDLNEDSTSLVMTGTGAVIAIVADGMGGHQAGEVASREAVTTVEHVLRAQPLDLSTDEKSDLLLHAVGRANEKIHDMASRYRQYHGMGTTVIAAIVDEREIVLAHVGDSRAYVLHKGGLWQLTEDHSYVNLLRSKGLITPEEAANHPQRNMIVRAVGTMDEVEVDLINTPWSPGDLLLICSDGLTDMVSERDIGLVLSATDMTVDEKADRLVEMALEAGGHDNISLILIHHTGHTRTSHAQGGSR; via the coding sequence GTGGAGATCACACGGCGTTCGGATGTCGGCCGGGTCCGGGATCTCAATGAAGACAGCACGTCTCTGGTCATGACGGGCACCGGAGCCGTGATCGCGATCGTCGCGGACGGAATGGGCGGACATCAGGCCGGCGAAGTGGCAAGCCGGGAAGCGGTAACCACGGTTGAACACGTTCTTCGTGCCCAACCGCTCGACCTTTCGACGGATGAAAAGAGCGATCTGCTCCTGCATGCGGTCGGGAGAGCCAATGAAAAAATTCACGACATGGCCAGCCGGTACAGGCAATATCATGGCATGGGGACCACCGTGATCGCCGCCATCGTGGATGAGCGTGAAATCGTGCTTGCCCACGTGGGGGACAGCCGTGCCTATGTGCTGCACAAGGGCGGATTGTGGCAGCTGACCGAGGATCATTCCTACGTCAATCTCCTCAGGAGCAAAGGTCTGATCACGCCCGAAGAGGCAGCCAACCACCCGCAGCGGAACATGATCGTACGGGCCGTGGGGACGATGGACGAAGTGGAAGTCGATCTGATCAACACGCCGTGGAGTCCGGGGGATCTGCTGCTGATCTGTTCGGACGGACTGACGGACATGGTCAGCGAGCGTGACATCGGTCTTGTGCTTTCCGCTACGGACATGACCGTGGACGAAAAAGCGGACCGGCTCGTGGAGATGGCTCTTGAAGCCGGAGGACACGACAACATTTCCCTGATCCTGATACACCATACGGGACACACGCGTACCAGCCATGCTCAAGGAGGATCGAGATAA
- a CDS encoding GerAB/ArcD/ProY family transporter produces the protein MSHSVIDSGKRSVTPYQAFALVHSTMLGAGVLYLPRDVGVEAGKDAVWVVLLSALPILLFLYFISKLLRRFPGETLVEFAPKILGPSRHPNVGRWISFLLILLPLGVFWILGLAYMARMFGESVVTGVLLRTPIEAVILSILFATAVAAGSKVGVLVRFNELLLPLTFFPVIFVIFSTLQRGDLIRVLPLFSADWKQIVSGMAIGMLAYPGFKITLIFGGYYQQPESSAKSHTAAVLTVTFIYWLLVINAMSVFGPHELVQILWPVLESMKEIQFQNFILERMEAGILIIWVIAVYTTMANLYAAFIEMTMQHFRLRERWRKWLVLACIPVIYYLALIPEDLPQSIRFSRFIGVTSLVLAGTIPPILLILAMIRRKRRGREHETAHSA, from the coding sequence ATGAGTCATTCGGTGATAGATTCGGGCAAGCGATCCGTGACTCCTTACCAGGCTTTCGCGCTGGTGCACTCCACCATGTTGGGAGCGGGGGTTTTGTACCTTCCGAGGGATGTGGGCGTGGAGGCGGGGAAGGACGCCGTCTGGGTGGTTCTCTTGAGCGCCCTTCCCATCCTGCTCTTTCTGTACTTCATCTCAAAGTTGCTTCGGCGGTTTCCCGGGGAAACGCTGGTGGAATTCGCTCCGAAAATTCTCGGGCCGTCCCGGCACCCGAACGTGGGACGCTGGATCAGTTTTCTGCTGATTCTCCTGCCGCTCGGCGTGTTTTGGATCTTGGGATTGGCCTACATGGCCCGGATGTTCGGAGAGTCCGTCGTCACCGGGGTTCTCCTGCGCACACCGATTGAGGCGGTCATCCTGTCGATTCTGTTTGCGACGGCGGTGGCGGCCGGCAGCAAGGTGGGGGTGCTGGTCCGGTTCAATGAGCTGCTCCTCCCGCTGACGTTTTTTCCCGTCATCTTCGTGATTTTCTCCACCTTGCAGCGCGGGGATCTCATACGGGTTCTGCCGCTGTTTTCCGCGGACTGGAAGCAGATCGTCAGCGGCATGGCGATCGGGATGCTGGCGTACCCGGGATTCAAGATCACCCTTATTTTCGGCGGGTATTACCAGCAGCCGGAATCATCGGCAAAATCCCATACGGCGGCGGTGCTGACCGTGACGTTCATTTACTGGCTGCTGGTGATCAACGCGATGAGCGTGTTCGGGCCCCATGAATTGGTCCAGATTCTGTGGCCGGTGCTGGAATCGATGAAGGAGATTCAGTTCCAGAACTTCATATTGGAACGGATGGAAGCCGGAATCCTGATCATCTGGGTGATCGCCGTTTACACGACGATGGCCAACCTGTACGCCGCGTTCATCGAGATGACCATGCAGCATTTCCGGCTCCGGGAGCGCTGGAGAAAATGGTTGGTGCTTGCATGCATCCCGGTGATCTACTACTTGGCCTTGATCCCGGAAGACCTGCCGCAATCCATCCGGTTTTCACGGTTTATCGGAGTCACTTCTCTGGTATTGGCAGGGACCATTCCTCCGATCTTGCTCATCTTGGCCATGATCCGTCGCAAAAGGAGGGGGAGGGAGCATGAGACGGCTCATTCGGCGTAA
- a CDS encoding Ger(x)C family spore germination protein produces MRRLIRRNIAALLLISLLSVTVTGCWDNQPIEERSIVAALAIDKAEQEYEATVQIPVPALIVGGGGDEGGGGGKGGPDSVQLFTGRGKSLAEALLDIQTRVNYPLFYGHTQILLLSEEVAREGISNMLDFMRRHPEFRRRLWPVIVTGKAKDALVIRTRLEQIPTTYLRNLIETNLAGGKATNNALGDLYMNLSDPHQQVILLNVVEAEESDYKLKALAVFKGDKMMWSIPHPLSNPAFHIIRKKKGWNMVVQCPGDQGNIVFRPTGVKRRIKINAKPRVDIDVEVEGNVEETTCRTDLSKEHFVKQLENRVKVAYERQAQNLVREAYRERGIDLFKIHARVHAFHPELSKTFDRPDTIRTLPVNIRYTVQVRRIGLEAQ; encoded by the coding sequence ATGAGACGGCTCATTCGGCGTAACATTGCGGCTCTTTTGTTGATCTCCCTTTTGTCCGTGACGGTGACGGGATGTTGGGACAACCAGCCGATCGAAGAGCGGTCCATCGTGGCGGCGTTGGCCATTGACAAGGCCGAACAGGAATATGAAGCAACCGTGCAGATTCCCGTTCCCGCGCTGATTGTCGGGGGAGGCGGCGACGAAGGAGGCGGAGGCGGGAAAGGAGGGCCGGATTCCGTCCAGCTGTTTACGGGCAGAGGAAAAAGCTTGGCGGAAGCGTTGCTGGACATCCAAACCAGGGTCAATTATCCCCTCTTCTACGGACACACTCAGATCCTCCTGTTGAGTGAAGAGGTGGCCCGGGAGGGAATCAGCAACATGTTGGATTTCATGCGCAGACATCCCGAGTTCCGTCGCAGGTTGTGGCCGGTCATCGTGACCGGGAAGGCCAAGGATGCGCTGGTGATTCGGACCCGGCTGGAACAAATCCCCACCACATACCTGCGCAATCTCATCGAGACAAACTTGGCAGGAGGAAAGGCGACCAACAATGCCTTGGGGGATCTGTACATGAATCTGTCCGATCCCCACCAGCAAGTCATCCTGCTGAATGTGGTGGAGGCCGAAGAGTCCGACTACAAGCTGAAAGCATTGGCGGTTTTCAAAGGGGACAAGATGATGTGGAGCATTCCCCATCCGCTTTCCAACCCGGCCTTTCACATCATCCGGAAAAAAAAGGGGTGGAACATGGTTGTTCAATGTCCGGGTGATCAGGGGAACATCGTTTTCCGCCCGACGGGTGTGAAGAGACGGATCAAGATCAACGCCAAACCGCGGGTCGACATCGATGTGGAAGTGGAAGGAAACGTGGAGGAAACCACTTGCCGCACCGACCTGTCCAAAGAGCACTTCGTCAAGCAATTGGAAAACCGGGTGAAAGTCGCTTACGAGCGCCAGGCGCAGAACCTCGTGCGGGAAGCTTACCGGGAGCGGGGGATCGACCTGTTCAAGATTCACGCCCGGGTTCACGCGTTTCATCCCGAACTGTCCAAGACTTTTGACCGACCGGACACGATCCGCACCCTTCCCGTGAACATTCGTTACACTGTGCAAGTGCGGCGGATCGGTCTGGAAGCTCAGTAA
- the rsmB gene encoding 16S rRNA (cytosine(967)-C(5))-methyltransferase RsmB — MRKRRTARETALDLLISVTDREAYSNVALNRELEASGLLAKDRRLVTELVYGTLQRRGTLDWVLTRLVKKGPDSLQDWVRELLRMSLYQLLFLDRIPERAAVHEAVEIAKRRGHAGIAKLVNGVLRAWGRRKEELLPPVHPRTMEEKVAAWSAPAWLIRGMEQAYGEEAARRSLELCLTPPDVSVRVNRLKMDRETFIARWNESMEGAAEASSVAPEGVLIRRGGNPASSDLFRQGACTVQDESSMLVARAVSPKGGMKVLDMCAAPGGKTTHLAELMGNEGRVLAFDVHAHKVERIREHVRRLGLSVVEAAREDARTLPDRFGEEFDAVLLDAPCSGLGVIRRKPDIKWSKDAEDSTSLVPLQRELLDAAAKLVKPGGTLVYSTCTWEPEENVRQVEAFLARHSGFMPDDSLSRLLPEAVAKTAITGSGWVQILPHHFGSDGFFIARLRKAGSP, encoded by the coding sequence ATGCGCAAGCGTCGGACCGCCCGGGAGACGGCCCTGGACCTGCTGATTTCGGTCACCGACCGTGAAGCTTACAGCAACGTCGCTCTGAACAGGGAATTGGAAGCTTCCGGATTGCTCGCCAAAGACCGCCGGCTGGTCACCGAACTGGTATACGGCACGCTTCAACGCAGAGGTACCTTGGACTGGGTGTTGACCCGTCTGGTGAAAAAAGGGCCCGATTCCCTTCAGGATTGGGTGCGGGAGCTGCTCCGGATGAGCTTGTACCAGCTCCTGTTTCTGGACCGGATCCCCGAGCGGGCCGCCGTGCACGAGGCGGTGGAAATCGCCAAGCGGCGGGGACATGCCGGCATCGCCAAGTTGGTCAACGGAGTCCTGCGGGCGTGGGGGCGACGGAAAGAGGAGCTGCTCCCTCCGGTACATCCGCGCACGATGGAGGAAAAAGTGGCGGCATGGTCGGCGCCCGCCTGGTTGATCCGCGGCATGGAACAGGCATACGGAGAAGAAGCCGCCCGTCGTTCGCTCGAACTCTGTCTGACACCGCCGGACGTCAGTGTGCGCGTCAACCGTTTGAAGATGGATCGGGAGACGTTCATCGCCCGTTGGAATGAAAGCATGGAGGGAGCGGCCGAAGCTTCCTCCGTGGCCCCGGAGGGGGTTCTCATCCGTCGTGGCGGAAATCCGGCCTCCTCCGATCTCTTCCGTCAAGGGGCTTGCACGGTGCAGGATGAGAGTTCGATGTTGGTGGCCAGGGCCGTTTCCCCGAAAGGCGGCATGAAGGTGCTCGACATGTGTGCCGCGCCGGGCGGAAAAACGACGCATCTGGCGGAGCTCATGGGAAACGAAGGGCGGGTGCTGGCGTTCGATGTGCATGCACACAAAGTGGAACGGATCCGGGAACATGTCCGAAGACTCGGCCTTTCCGTGGTGGAGGCCGCCCGGGAAGATGCCCGGACGTTGCCGGACCGGTTCGGGGAAGAGTTCGACGCCGTACTTCTCGATGCCCCCTGTTCCGGATTGGGAGTGATCCGCCGCAAACCGGACATCAAATGGAGCAAAGATGCGGAAGACTCCACCTCCCTCGTTCCCCTGCAACGGGAATTGCTCGATGCGGCCGCCAAGCTGGTGAAGCCGGGCGGCACCTTGGTCTACAGCACCTGCACGTGGGAACCGGAGGAAAACGTACGGCAGGTCGAAGCGTTTCTGGCCCGTCATTCCGGATTCATGCCGGATGATTCGTTGTCGCGTCTTCTTCCGGAAGCGGTGGCGAAAACGGCGATCACCGGCTCCGGCTGGGTGCAAATCCTTCCGCACCATTTCGGCAGCGACGGATTTTTCATCGCCAGGCTGAGAAAAGCAGGGTCGCCTTAG
- a CDS encoding pirin family protein has protein sequence MIRIIRSEERFHADYGWLDTRYGFSFAGYWDPENVRFGSLRVFNEDVIQPRGGFDTHPHDNMEIMTYVISGALEHRDSMGNREVIRAGEIQTMTAGTGILHSEHNPSDTEPVHLLQIWFLPERRNLSPSYAQKRFSEDDMKNRLLPVVSGRKVEGTLHLNQDVTVYLSRMDAGHELDFVQEEGRRIHLFVIGGEVEVSGNTLKEGDAARVTDLPRLSLKALSNAHLMLMDLA, from the coding sequence ATGATACGCATCATTCGTTCCGAAGAACGGTTTCATGCCGACTATGGTTGGCTGGATACGCGATACGGGTTTTCTTTCGCCGGGTACTGGGATCCCGAAAATGTCCGTTTCGGTTCCCTGCGTGTGTTCAATGAGGATGTCATCCAACCGCGGGGCGGCTTTGACACCCACCCCCATGACAACATGGAAATCATGACCTATGTCATTTCGGGAGCTTTGGAACACCGGGACAGCATGGGCAACCGGGAAGTCATCCGGGCGGGAGAAATCCAGACGATGACCGCGGGGACGGGCATCCTCCACTCGGAACACAATCCGTCCGACACGGAACCGGTGCATCTGCTCCAGATCTGGTTTCTCCCTGAGCGGCGAAATCTTTCCCCCTCTTACGCGCAAAAGCGCTTCTCGGAAGATGATATGAAAAACCGGTTGCTCCCGGTGGTTTCGGGCCGGAAGGTGGAGGGAACGCTTCATCTCAACCAGGACGTGACCGTGTACCTGTCCCGGATGGATGCGGGGCATGAGCTCGATTTCGTGCAGGAAGAGGGCAGACGCATCCATCTGTTCGTGATCGGCGGAGAAGTGGAAGTATCCGGGAACACACTCAAAGAAGGGGATGCCGCACGGGTCACCGACTTGCCCCGGCTTTCGCTGAAAGCTCTTTCGAATGCGCACCTGATGCTGATGGATCTGGCCTGA
- the pknB gene encoding Stk1 family PASTA domain-containing Ser/Thr kinase has product MEGKKLGGRYEVLSRIGGGGMAVVYKAKDLLLGRYVAIKILSESLSNDSEFIRRFSREAQAAASLSHPNVVNVYDVGRDGYTHYIVMELVEGPTLKQYIQERGPLPPQEAAAIAVQICDGLAHAHDNQIVHRDIKPHNILLGSNGRAKVTDFGIARAASSSTITQTGSVMGSVHYFSPEQARGGVIGEKSDIYSLGIVLYEMLTGEIPFDGDSAISIALKHLQEIPEDPRTLNPSIPEAMARIVLRALEKDPNKRFASAREMMKELQVAARMEPAVNADWMSPRKQEVFQTIPLGEDEPDRHGPVATAMESDYASPVQRPEIRSGHTVRGTVQNPIGQQTMANLERLRNVPSDRDKTIFQRTVIWLENVQANLPMWQKILFGSITVVLILLVSAWVFNAIWGFISKDKAGNPGETQAQVTIPQFNTYEEAVEFAKKHNLPEPEKSFDSDAKDVETGTVTKQTPSPGDTLTGDTKIQVWLAPDMLPVPNFVGKKENNVRDALVPQYDTLGFRVEAYHCDEGAPVEKWVVYKQEPEKWVAPNGTVRYYIHAPGFQKCSKAKKWSQ; this is encoded by the coding sequence ATGGAAGGGAAGAAGCTGGGGGGGCGTTATGAGGTTCTCAGTCGCATCGGCGGCGGAGGCATGGCGGTCGTTTACAAGGCGAAGGACCTTTTGTTGGGCCGCTACGTGGCGATCAAAATTCTCAGCGAATCCCTCAGCAATGATTCGGAGTTCATTCGCAGGTTCAGTCGGGAAGCGCAGGCCGCGGCAAGTCTTTCCCATCCCAACGTCGTGAACGTGTACGACGTCGGTCGGGACGGATACACCCACTACATCGTCATGGAACTGGTGGAAGGCCCCACCCTCAAACAGTATATCCAGGAACGGGGACCGTTGCCGCCACAGGAGGCGGCGGCCATCGCCGTCCAGATCTGTGACGGTCTGGCTCACGCCCACGACAATCAAATCGTCCACCGGGACATCAAACCGCACAACATCCTGCTCGGATCCAACGGACGCGCGAAGGTGACCGACTTCGGCATTGCCCGGGCGGCCAGCTCGTCCACCATCACGCAGACCGGTTCCGTCATGGGGTCCGTCCATTACTTTTCTCCGGAACAGGCCCGCGGCGGCGTCATCGGGGAAAAATCGGACATCTATTCCCTCGGGATCGTGCTTTACGAGATGCTGACCGGCGAGATTCCGTTCGACGGCGACTCGGCGATCAGCATTGCCCTGAAGCATCTGCAGGAGATTCCGGAGGATCCGCGCACCCTGAATCCGTCGATTCCGGAGGCCATGGCACGGATCGTGCTCCGGGCGCTGGAGAAGGATCCGAACAAACGCTTCGCCTCCGCCCGCGAGATGATGAAAGAACTGCAGGTGGCCGCCCGGATGGAACCCGCGGTGAATGCGGACTGGATGAGCCCCCGCAAGCAAGAGGTGTTCCAGACCATTCCGCTGGGAGAGGATGAACCCGACCGCCACGGGCCGGTGGCCACGGCCATGGAGAGCGATTACGCATCTCCCGTGCAGCGTCCGGAGATTCGGAGCGGTCACACCGTACGGGGCACGGTCCAGAATCCCATCGGTCAGCAGACCATGGCCAATCTGGAACGCCTCCGGAACGTCCCGAGCGACAGGGACAAAACCATCTTCCAGCGCACCGTCATCTGGCTGGAAAACGTGCAGGCCAACCTGCCGATGTGGCAAAAGATCCTGTTCGGAAGCATCACCGTCGTCCTCATTTTGCTGGTCAGCGCCTGGGTGTTCAACGCCATCTGGGGCTTCATCAGCAAGGATAAAGCAGGAAATCCCGGCGAGACGCAGGCACAAGTGACCATTCCGCAGTTCAACACGTATGAGGAAGCGGTGGAGTTTGCAAAAAAACACAACTTGCCGGAGCCCGAGAAATCTTTTGACTCAGATGCGAAGGATGTGGAGACGGGCACGGTGACCAAACAAACGCCTTCACCGGGAGATACCTTGACGGGAGATACAAAAATCCAGGTGTGGTTGGCTCCGGACATGTTGCCGGTCCCCAATTTTGTGGGGAAAAAGGAAAATAATGTGAGAGACGCGCTTGTCCCGCAGTACGACACTTTGGGCTTCAGAGTGGAAGCCTATCATTGTGACGAAGGGGCCCCCGTGGAAAAATGGGTGGTTTACAAACAGGAACCGGAAAAATGGGTAGCCCCCAACGGGACGGTAAGATATTACATTCATGCCCCCGGATTCCAAAAATGCAGCAAAGCAAAAAAATGGTCTCAGTAA
- the rlmN gene encoding 23S rRNA (adenine(2503)-C(2))-methyltransferase RlmN, whose protein sequence is MNPFAYDLTLDEWKEWMASKGQPRWRADQVMDWLYSARVKTFGEMNNLPKSLREELEASFRLLPLEVITRQTSSDGTVKFLFGLHDKHAIETVVMRHNYGISVCVTTQVGCRIGCTFCASTLGGLKRNLSAGEIVAQVVEAQRHLDETGERVASVVVMGSGEPFENYDETMKFVRIINSPKGLNIGQRHITVSTSGVVPNIYRFADEGWQVRLAISLHAPNQELRSKLMPINRRYPLAELLDACRYYIQTTGRRLTFEYALIGGKNDGEEEAHELGELLKDMLCLVNLIPVNYVPERNYTRTPRNQIFKFKRILESYGVNTTIRREQGHDIDAACGQLRAKHAKLLNS, encoded by the coding sequence ATGAATCCTTTTGCATATGATTTGACGTTGGATGAATGGAAAGAATGGATGGCTTCCAAAGGGCAGCCCCGCTGGAGAGCCGACCAGGTGATGGACTGGCTGTATTCCGCGCGTGTGAAGACGTTCGGGGAAATGAACAATTTGCCCAAGTCGCTTCGCGAAGAGCTGGAAGCGTCTTTCCGGCTTCTTCCTCTGGAAGTGATCACCCGGCAAACGTCTTCGGACGGGACGGTCAAGTTTTTGTTCGGTCTGCATGACAAACATGCCATCGAGACCGTCGTGATGCGACACAACTACGGAATCAGTGTCTGCGTCACCACCCAGGTGGGGTGCCGGATCGGTTGCACGTTCTGCGCGTCCACGCTGGGAGGCCTGAAGCGCAATCTGTCCGCCGGGGAGATTGTGGCCCAGGTGGTGGAAGCACAGCGGCATCTGGACGAGACCGGTGAGCGCGTCGCTTCGGTCGTGGTGATGGGATCGGGCGAACCGTTTGAGAATTACGACGAAACCATGAAGTTCGTGAGGATCATCAACAGTCCCAAAGGTTTGAACATCGGGCAGCGTCACATCACCGTTTCCACCAGCGGCGTCGTCCCCAACATTTACCGTTTCGCCGATGAAGGCTGGCAGGTGCGACTCGCCATTTCCCTGCATGCGCCCAACCAGGAGCTCCGTTCCAAACTGATGCCGATCAACCGGAGATATCCGCTGGCGGAGCTGCTGGACGCATGCCGGTATTACATTCAAACGACCGGCCGGCGGTTGACGTTTGAATACGCGTTGATCGGTGGAAAAAACGACGGGGAAGAAGAAGCTCACGAGCTGGGAGAGCTGCTCAAGGACATGTTGTGCCTGGTCAACCTGATTCCCGTCAATTACGTTCCGGAACGCAATTACACCAGGACTCCGCGGAACCAAATTTTCAAGTTCAAACGGATTTTGGAGTCGTACGGGGTCAACACCACCATCCGGCGGGAACAGGGGCACGACATCGATGCAGCCTGCGGTCAGCTGAGGGCGAAACACGCGAAATTGTTGAACAGCTGA